From Novipirellula artificiosorum, the proteins below share one genomic window:
- a CDS encoding aldo/keto reductase, whose translation MDTRQLSSDGPKVSEIGFGGWAIGGGWGGTNDAESIRALNVAIDRGVNLIDTAEGYGDGHGERVIADVLKSRAEPLFVATKTPPAAGPWPPSPYCRWQDRYSAAYLRDNVNARLRNLGIDRIDLLQLHTWTRAWNDDPQPLLVLRQLRDEGKIGLIGVSTPEQDQDCVIQLMRNGLVDVVQVIFNLFNQDAAAQILPVAAETGTGVIVRVALDEGALAGKYAADHLFAEDDFRHRYFAGDRMSRTVERVDQIREDVVAFGLADDYTLADVALKFALSRPEVSTVIAGMRTVEQVEQNTRTSQLRDLPPEMLTRLRRHNWRRGVWYSGK comes from the coding sequence ATGGACACTCGACAACTCTCTAGCGATGGCCCGAAGGTCTCAGAAATCGGCTTTGGTGGGTGGGCGATTGGCGGCGGATGGGGCGGCACCAATGATGCCGAATCGATTCGGGCCTTAAACGTGGCAATCGATCGAGGCGTCAATCTGATCGACACGGCGGAAGGCTACGGCGATGGGCATGGTGAACGGGTGATCGCCGATGTTTTGAAAAGTCGCGCTGAACCCTTGTTTGTCGCGACGAAGACTCCGCCGGCAGCGGGGCCGTGGCCACCAAGTCCCTATTGCCGCTGGCAAGATCGCTATTCGGCCGCTTACCTGCGTGACAACGTGAACGCGCGGCTCAGGAACCTCGGTATCGATCGAATCGACCTGCTGCAATTGCATACGTGGACGCGAGCTTGGAATGATGATCCTCAACCTCTGCTCGTCCTACGTCAACTTCGCGATGAAGGCAAAATTGGCCTGATTGGGGTCAGCACTCCCGAACAGGACCAAGACTGTGTGATCCAATTGATGCGAAATGGGCTCGTCGATGTCGTTCAAGTGATTTTCAACCTATTCAACCAGGACGCAGCTGCTCAGATCCTGCCCGTTGCCGCAGAAACCGGCACCGGGGTGATTGTTCGCGTCGCTCTCGATGAAGGTGCATTGGCCGGCAAGTACGCCGCGGACCATCTTTTCGCCGAAGACGATTTTCGCCACCGGTACTTTGCGGGGGATCGTATGAGTCGCACGGTCGAACGCGTGGATCAGATCCGCGAGGATGTTGTGGCGTTTGGCTTGGCAGACGACTACACCCTTGCCGATGTAGCACTCAAGTTTGCGTTATCTCGGCCCGAAGTCAGTACCGTGATTGCGGGAATGCGAACCGTCGAGCAAGTCGAGCAGAACACACGGACGAGCCAATTGCGGGATTTGCCACCCGAGATGTTGACAAGACTTCGCCGACACAACTGGCGCCGAGGTGTCTGGTATTCCGGCAAGTGA
- the lepA gene encoding translation elongation factor 4, which produces MSSNIRNFCIIAHIDHGKSTLADRLLEHTGTVSNRDMKEQLLDDLELERSRGITIKARAVTMRFKRNGTDYELNLIDTPGHVDFHYEVSRSLACCEGVLLLVDAFQGVEAQTVANAFAAMEHNLKIIPVINKIDLTHARPEEVAEEMMNSLGTDPDECVRVSAKTGQGVDELIDCIIEHIPTPTGDPAATLQAMVFDSNYDDFRGAITYVRIMNGTVCKGQKIRFLKAGSVHEVVELGRFAPQRQPCDQLKAGQVGYLICNIKSLGDVHIGDTISIPGDKHAPALPGYSRPKRMVYCGLFPSDGQDFTELRDALERLSINDPSFEFEPETSEALGFGFRCGFLGLLHMEIIQQRLENESDIDLVQTAPNVTYEIINKRGETISIHKPQDVPDPGDIEEFRQPIVRCNIIVPNDYIGAVMKLCQERRGIQQTQEYLGAQRAMLGYNIPLAEVVYDLHDKIKSCTRGYGTLDYEMVGFEPADLCRLDIVVNGSRVDALSIVCHRADADRRGRAVVKRLKLEIERHMFEVAVQAAVGSRVIARETVPAMRKNVTAKCYGGDITRKRKLLQKQKEGKKRMKAIGNVEISQKAFMAVLSDSEG; this is translated from the coding sequence ATGTCATCGAACATTCGGAATTTTTGCATTATCGCTCACATTGACCACGGCAAGAGCACCCTTGCCGACCGCTTGCTTGAGCATACCGGAACGGTCAGCAATCGTGACATGAAGGAACAATTGCTGGACGATTTGGAACTCGAACGATCACGTGGGATTACCATTAAAGCGCGTGCGGTCACCATGCGGTTCAAACGCAATGGCACGGATTACGAGCTGAATCTAATCGATACGCCCGGCCACGTCGACTTTCACTACGAAGTTTCACGGTCTTTGGCCTGTTGCGAAGGCGTCTTGCTGCTGGTCGATGCCTTCCAAGGGGTTGAAGCACAAACCGTCGCCAACGCCTTCGCCGCCATGGAACACAATCTTAAAATCATTCCGGTGATCAACAAGATCGACTTGACCCACGCTCGGCCCGAGGAAGTGGCTGAGGAGATGATGAATTCGCTCGGTACCGACCCCGATGAGTGCGTTCGAGTCAGTGCCAAAACGGGCCAGGGGGTCGACGAGTTGATTGACTGCATCATCGAGCACATCCCGACGCCAACCGGCGACCCAGCTGCGACACTGCAAGCGATGGTCTTCGATTCGAATTATGACGATTTTCGAGGCGCGATCACCTACGTCCGAATCATGAACGGGACCGTTTGCAAAGGCCAGAAGATTCGGTTTTTGAAAGCGGGCTCGGTCCACGAGGTGGTGGAATTGGGACGGTTCGCGCCGCAACGCCAACCCTGCGATCAACTCAAGGCTGGCCAAGTCGGCTACCTGATTTGCAACATCAAGAGCCTTGGCGACGTTCATATCGGCGACACCATCTCCATTCCTGGGGACAAGCATGCTCCGGCCCTGCCCGGATATTCACGCCCCAAACGGATGGTTTACTGTGGCTTGTTTCCCAGCGACGGCCAAGATTTCACCGAACTGCGAGATGCGCTCGAGCGACTCTCGATCAACGATCCGAGCTTCGAGTTTGAACCCGAAACCAGCGAGGCTTTGGGGTTTGGGTTTCGCTGTGGCTTCCTCGGTCTGTTGCACATGGAGATCATTCAACAGCGACTCGAGAATGAATCCGACATCGACTTGGTCCAAACGGCTCCGAACGTCACCTACGAGATCATCAACAAGCGAGGCGAAACAATCTCGATCCATAAACCGCAAGATGTTCCGGACCCAGGCGACATCGAAGAATTTCGTCAACCGATTGTACGCTGCAACATCATCGTTCCCAACGACTACATCGGCGCTGTGATGAAGTTGTGTCAAGAACGTCGCGGGATCCAGCAGACGCAAGAGTACCTCGGCGCCCAGCGAGCGATGCTGGGTTACAACATCCCCTTGGCGGAAGTGGTGTACGACTTGCACGACAAGATCAAGAGTTGCACGCGCGGCTACGGGACGCTTGATTATGAGATGGTCGGGTTCGAGCCAGCCGACTTGTGTCGATTAGACATCGTGGTCAATGGTAGTCGCGTGGATGCATTGAGCATCGTCTGTCACCGAGCCGACGCCGATCGACGAGGCCGCGCCGTGGTGAAAAGATTGAAGCTCGAAATTGAACGGCATATGTTCGAAGTCGCCGTCCAGGCGGCGGTTGGCAGCCGCGTGATCGCTCGCGAAACCGTGCCGGCGATGCGAAAGAACGTAACCGCCAAATGTTATGGCGGTGATATCACGCGAAAACGCAAACTGCTGCAAAAACAAAAAGAAGGCAAGAAACGGATGAAGGCGATCGGCAACGTCGAAATCAGCCAGAAAGCGTTCATGGCCGTCCTCAGCGACAGCGAAGGCTAG
- a CDS encoding glycosyltransferase family 4 protein, producing the protein MKVVFLTAGAAGMYCGSCMHDNAIARSLRANGVDCVLQPIYTPIRTDSTSVARHQIFFGGIHVYLLQQWPWMRWVPKSARRLLDWPPLIRLATRRAASTDPAKLGELAISMLQGVDGRQAEEVLRLTAWLQQEMQPDVLVLSNLLIGGSLPLIHQRLPKTKVFVMLQGDDIFLDHLPESARAQAIALLSGLVQSVDRFLVNSRFYADKMGLLLNIPDEKICRVPLSIDLAPYQSKPKAKGATTSFRLGYLARISPEKGLHRLVDAFLHLAVKAEHQDMTLEVAGWLGEANRPYLEAIQSRIREAGLQDRFTYHGSPLLPEKIVFLQSLDLLCVPTEYEDPKGLFALEAMACGVPVLLPDHGAFGELIESTGGGIVVPPNDHQALADGIERLKRDPLLRESLATQATVNLREKHSIESTGRLLRNLFP; encoded by the coding sequence ATGAAAGTTGTCTTCCTCACCGCCGGAGCCGCCGGTATGTACTGCGGCAGTTGCATGCATGACAACGCGATCGCGCGATCCCTACGAGCGAATGGAGTGGATTGTGTCTTGCAACCGATCTACACGCCGATTCGGACCGATTCGACCAGCGTTGCTCGCCATCAGATCTTCTTTGGCGGTATCCATGTGTACTTGCTTCAACAATGGCCCTGGATGCGGTGGGTTCCGAAGTCGGCACGGCGGCTGCTCGATTGGCCTCCCTTGATTCGGCTGGCCACCCGCCGGGCTGCCTCGACGGACCCAGCGAAACTGGGTGAGCTGGCGATTTCGATGTTGCAAGGCGTTGATGGCCGACAAGCAGAAGAGGTGCTGAGGTTGACGGCATGGTTGCAGCAGGAAATGCAACCAGACGTGCTGGTGCTGAGCAACCTGTTGATTGGAGGTTCGTTACCGCTGATTCACCAGCGGTTGCCCAAAACCAAAGTCTTCGTGATGCTGCAAGGCGACGACATCTTCCTCGACCATTTGCCAGAATCGGCCCGCGCCCAAGCGATCGCATTGCTCAGCGGTTTGGTCCAATCCGTTGATCGCTTCCTCGTCAACAGTCGATTCTATGCCGACAAAATGGGATTGCTGCTGAATATCCCCGACGAGAAGATCTGTCGGGTTCCACTGTCGATCGACTTGGCACCCTATCAATCGAAACCGAAGGCAAAGGGGGCAACGACCTCGTTTCGGCTCGGTTATCTGGCTCGAATCTCCCCTGAAAAGGGACTGCACCGACTTGTGGATGCTTTCCTGCATCTGGCCGTGAAAGCAGAGCACCAGGACATGACGTTGGAGGTTGCGGGTTGGCTTGGCGAAGCGAATCGCCCCTATCTTGAAGCCATCCAAAGCCGAATTCGTGAAGCGGGACTACAAGACCGCTTTACCTACCACGGCAGCCCGCTGTTGCCGGAGAAGATTGTCTTCCTGCAGTCGCTCGATCTCCTTTGCGTGCCGACGGAATACGAGGATCCGAAAGGCTTGTTTGCACTCGAGGCGATGGCGTGTGGGGTCCCCGTCCTGTTGCCCGACCACGGTGCCTTCGGCGAATTGATCGAATCGACCGGCGGCGGAATCGTTGTGCCGCCAAACGATCATCAGGCCTTAGCCGATGGCATTGAAAGGCTGAAACGAGACCCCTTGCTGCGTGAATCGCTGGCAACGCAAGCGACGGTCAACCTGCGTGAAAAACACTCCATCGAATCGACGGGGCGCTTGCTCCGGAACTTGTTTCCTTAG
- a CDS encoding protein kinase domain-containing protein, with protein MPADEKTVVLSGDHDSALLAHPDWKEEGEDRDQDPAADGSENETIEWSSVASSPTAGMARPSDCKDAGFVPKRHVTTIGGGQRCDADYRLVGQLGAGGTGVVYQAHQRAIDREVAIKVLRNNLAIDPPSRERFLTEARVIGGLDHPNVIALHEVCVDQEGGLFYSMKRIDGTSWDQQIKEKSLNDNVQILLRVADAIRYAHSRGLIHRDIKPENVMLGRFGEVLLADWGLAISHDANQGTDGQFESTHPTIGGTPAYMAPELARGDTQQVSFATDVYLLGAILFQIKTGYPPHHGETLLECIHAAAENKIRPTSIKGELLDIAIKAMATDPNDRHESVDAFVTAIEQQREHEESTRLVKRVQEQMKTFHVDNPYEGFRVADVLLMEALEIWPENRHAQELRVDLNLEFARVATEQGDLDLALSLLESVGLGDSERAARVRRDRDQRNEKIQKESRYSVLFTHSPEAGLLVRIGSGRVIEANRTFSDLMGYDEEEVVGNLMSELNLWVCPRRRDELLAELEKNGRIDNFEGQLKHRDGTPIDVLISGRVTTLDGERLLISSIRDISLRKQAENDLRQSRRRLRDLQALAGLATWSYEIRTKQLTWSDEAFRLAGREPIQGVPSLSEYMDSIHPDDRERMQEAITHATHSGAAYEIKIRQRGTNNRYRSLVVRGQPIFDEQGKTVEVYGVLIPQKVEA; from the coding sequence ATGCCCGCTGACGAAAAAACCGTCGTGTTGTCGGGAGACCACGATTCAGCGTTGTTGGCCCATCCCGACTGGAAAGAGGAGGGGGAGGATCGCGACCAAGACCCCGCCGCGGATGGCTCCGAAAACGAAACGATTGAATGGTCGTCCGTGGCCTCATCGCCTACCGCGGGGATGGCTCGCCCATCGGATTGCAAGGATGCGGGTTTTGTGCCCAAACGGCATGTGACCACGATCGGCGGCGGCCAACGATGTGACGCGGATTACCGGTTGGTCGGCCAACTCGGAGCCGGTGGTACCGGTGTTGTCTATCAAGCTCACCAACGAGCCATTGATCGCGAAGTCGCGATCAAGGTGCTACGAAATAACTTGGCCATCGACCCACCCTCGCGTGAGCGTTTTTTGACCGAGGCACGCGTGATCGGTGGGCTGGATCATCCAAACGTGATCGCACTTCACGAAGTCTGCGTCGACCAAGAGGGTGGTTTGTTCTATTCGATGAAACGGATCGATGGAACGAGCTGGGATCAACAGATCAAAGAGAAATCGCTCAACGACAATGTTCAGATTCTGCTCCGCGTTGCCGATGCGATTCGCTACGCCCATTCACGTGGCTTGATCCATCGCGACATCAAGCCAGAGAACGTGATGCTTGGTCGATTCGGTGAAGTGTTATTGGCTGATTGGGGGTTGGCAATCAGCCACGATGCCAATCAAGGTACCGATGGCCAATTCGAATCGACCCACCCCACGATCGGCGGAACGCCTGCCTACATGGCGCCCGAGCTCGCTCGAGGCGACACGCAACAGGTCTCGTTTGCGACCGATGTTTACTTGCTCGGCGCGATCTTGTTCCAAATCAAGACCGGTTATCCGCCTCATCACGGCGAAACGCTGTTGGAATGTATTCATGCGGCAGCGGAAAACAAAATTCGCCCGACCAGCATCAAAGGAGAGTTGTTAGACATTGCAATCAAGGCGATGGCAACCGATCCGAACGACCGCCACGAAAGTGTGGATGCGTTTGTGACCGCCATTGAGCAACAACGTGAACACGAAGAAAGCACGCGATTGGTGAAACGCGTTCAAGAACAAATGAAAACCTTCCACGTGGACAATCCCTACGAAGGTTTCCGCGTCGCGGACGTGCTACTCATGGAAGCGCTCGAGATCTGGCCCGAAAACCGGCACGCTCAGGAATTGCGAGTCGACTTGAATCTGGAGTTTGCCAGAGTGGCGACGGAGCAAGGCGATTTGGATTTGGCGTTGTCGCTGCTTGAATCGGTCGGGCTGGGTGACAGCGAGCGTGCGGCGAGGGTGCGACGCGATCGTGATCAGAGAAACGAAAAGATCCAAAAGGAATCTCGCTACTCGGTGTTGTTCACTCATTCACCCGAAGCGGGCTTGCTGGTGCGAATCGGTTCCGGGCGAGTGATCGAAGCCAACCGAACGTTTAGCGATTTGATGGGGTACGATGAAGAGGAAGTGGTCGGCAACTTGATGTCGGAATTAAACCTATGGGTTTGCCCGAGACGCCGCGATGAATTATTGGCGGAGCTGGAAAAAAACGGACGAATCGATAATTTCGAAGGCCAACTGAAGCATCGAGATGGCACACCGATCGACGTGTTGATCAGCGGCCGAGTGACCACTCTCGATGGAGAAAGGCTGTTGATTTCGAGCATCCGCGACATCTCGCTTCGCAAACAGGCCGAAAACGACCTCCGACAAAGCCGACGACGACTGCGGGATCTGCAAGCCCTTGCTGGTTTGGCGACCTGGTCTTACGAGATACGAACAAAACAGCTGACCTGGAGCGATGAAGCCTTTCGGTTGGCCGGCCGCGAGCCGATTCAGGGAGTCCCCAGTTTGAGCGAGTACATGGATTCGATCCATCCCGACGACCGCGAACGGATGCAAGAAGCCATCACCCATGCAACCCACTCCGGCGCGGCTTACGAGATCAAAATCCGCCAGCGTGGCACGAACAACCGATACCGATCATTGGTCGTTCGTGGTCAGCCGATTTTTGATGAGCAGGGAAAGACCGTGGAAGTCTACGGCGTCTTGATCCCGCAGAAGGTTGAAGCGTAG